One Luteolibacter flavescens DNA window includes the following coding sequences:
- the galK gene encoding galactokinase produces the protein MSLDLATTLTDLAADAAAGLKEQFGCDATVTAAAPGRVNLIGEHIDYCDGFVLPFAIDRYIVMAAALNGTNEARVATALGGEPAILPLNVKQEVTAPKWANYLRGVFQGFQDRGHHLPGFDAYILSSVPGGAGLSSSAALECCVATLLEGILDTVLDTKEKALLCQKAEHDYAGVPCGIMDQFASAFGKANRLILIDCQTGEPELVPFENPDLTVLIANTMVHHELSDGGYAARRKNTEDGLAIIGKKSWRDATHADVENNWDAMGDPVNRRARHVVGEIARTVAAAEALAKNDFEALGPLMSASHDSLRDDFEVSCKELDLMVEIARAIGRNGGVIGARMTGGGFGGSTVTLCESSKAPEIAATLAEKYKEATGITAQIFASRPSQGAHLL, from the coding sequence TCGCCGCCGACGCCGCCGCCGGCCTCAAGGAACAATTCGGCTGCGACGCCACCGTGACCGCCGCCGCGCCGGGCCGCGTGAACCTGATCGGCGAGCACATCGACTACTGCGACGGCTTCGTGCTACCCTTCGCGATCGACCGCTACATCGTGATGGCGGCAGCGCTGAATGGCACGAATGAAGCCCGCGTCGCCACCGCCCTTGGCGGCGAACCGGCAATCCTGCCGCTGAATGTGAAGCAGGAGGTCACCGCGCCCAAGTGGGCGAACTACCTGCGCGGCGTCTTCCAGGGTTTCCAGGACCGCGGGCATCACCTGCCGGGCTTCGACGCCTACATTCTCTCCTCCGTCCCCGGCGGTGCCGGCCTCTCCTCCTCCGCCGCGCTCGAGTGCTGCGTGGCGACCCTGCTGGAGGGCATTCTCGATACCGTGCTGGATACCAAGGAGAAGGCTCTGCTTTGCCAAAAGGCGGAGCACGACTACGCGGGCGTGCCCTGCGGCATCATGGACCAGTTCGCGTCCGCCTTCGGCAAGGCGAACCGCTTGATCCTGATCGACTGCCAGACCGGCGAACCGGAGCTGGTCCCTTTCGAAAATCCCGACCTCACCGTGCTCATCGCGAACACGATGGTGCACCACGAGCTCTCCGACGGTGGCTACGCCGCCCGCCGCAAGAACACCGAGGACGGCCTCGCGATCATCGGGAAGAAGTCGTGGCGCGACGCCACCCATGCCGACGTGGAGAATAATTGGGACGCCATGGGCGACCCTGTGAACCGCCGTGCGCGCCACGTGGTCGGCGAGATCGCCCGCACCGTCGCCGCTGCCGAGGCACTGGCGAAGAACGATTTCGAAGCGCTTGGCCCGCTCATGTCCGCCAGCCACGACTCGCTGCGCGATGACTTCGAGGTGAGCTGCAAGGAACTCGACCTGATGGTGGAGATCGCCCGTGCGATCGGTCGCAATGGCGGCGTCATCGGCGCGCGCATGACCGGTGGCGGCTTCGGCGGCTCCACTGTCACCCTCTGCGAATCCAGCAAGGCCCCCGAGATCGCCGCGACCCTCGCGGAGAAATACAAGGAAGCCACCGGCATCACCGCCCAGATCTTCGCCTCCCGCCCGTCGCAAGGCGCGCATCTGCTTTGA
- a CDS encoding trimeric intracellular cation channel family protein: protein MLHLWEILGTLVFCVSGAIAAREKEMDWFGMFVVGLITGTGGGLLRSVLIGDVPPRMLTDPLPFLLALGAVVIALLGAAWWRKIRRVVSTVDALGLGLFTVTGIRIAESKGLPWWSCLALGVITATFGGLLRDVLRNDVPLVLRKEIYATASLIGGLAMLGMTHLRWPDGAVLVTTTAIIVTIRLLAIRYAIHQSQDG from the coding sequence GTGCTTCACCTCTGGGAAATCCTCGGCACCTTGGTCTTCTGTGTGTCCGGCGCGATCGCGGCGCGGGAGAAGGAGATGGATTGGTTCGGCATGTTCGTCGTCGGGCTCATCACCGGGACGGGTGGGGGACTGCTGCGCAGCGTGCTGATCGGCGATGTGCCGCCGCGGATGCTGACGGACCCGCTGCCTTTCCTGCTGGCACTTGGGGCGGTCGTGATCGCGTTGCTGGGCGCGGCCTGGTGGCGGAAGATCCGCCGCGTGGTCTCGACCGTGGATGCGCTCGGGCTCGGGCTCTTCACGGTGACGGGCATTCGCATCGCGGAGAGCAAGGGGCTGCCATGGTGGTCCTGCCTCGCCCTCGGCGTCATCACCGCCACCTTCGGCGGGCTGCTGCGCGACGTCCTGCGCAATGACGTGCCGCTGGTGCTGCGGAAGGAAATCTACGCCACCGCGAGCCTCATCGGCGGGCTCGCGATGCTCGGCATGACACACCTCCGCTGGCCGGATGGCGCGGTGCTGGTGACGACCACGGCGATCATCGTCACCATCCGCCTGCTGGCGATCCGCTATGCGATCCATCAGTCGCAGGACGGGTGA
- a CDS encoding DMT family transporter, with protein MSTTDAPIRKPLDGFAASVMVCLCLLWGLQQVAIKAAAPQMNPVLQVGLRSFLAALLVAGLMLLRRESLSLRDGTLRAGILVGLLFGGEFLVVAWGLNFTTAGHMAVFLYTAPIFTALGLNWRVKSERLSKRQWWGVALAFIGIVIGYSGSFFVPGGQNLLLGDALGIAGGLLWAATTLVIRGSSLSEAPPSKTLLYQLAGASALLLPAAFLRGNFDGIGWSWGLVGNLTFQTVVIAFASYLFWFWLLRKYLATRLSIFSFLTPLFGVALGVILLKEPLDPRFIIGAVLVLIGISVVNRKG; from the coding sequence ATGTCAACCACCGACGCCCCGATCCGCAAGCCTCTGGATGGCTTCGCCGCCTCGGTGATGGTTTGCCTCTGTCTCCTCTGGGGTCTGCAGCAGGTGGCGATCAAGGCGGCCGCCCCGCAGATGAATCCGGTCCTGCAGGTCGGGCTGCGGTCCTTCCTGGCGGCCCTCCTCGTGGCGGGACTGATGCTCCTGCGACGGGAGAGCCTGTCGCTGCGGGACGGCACCCTGCGGGCCGGGATTCTGGTCGGGCTGCTTTTTGGTGGTGAATTCCTCGTGGTCGCGTGGGGACTGAATTTCACCACCGCGGGCCACATGGCCGTCTTCCTCTACACCGCTCCCATCTTCACGGCACTCGGCCTGAATTGGCGGGTGAAAAGCGAGCGCCTCAGCAAGCGCCAGTGGTGGGGTGTGGCGCTCGCCTTCATCGGCATCGTGATCGGTTACTCCGGGAGCTTCTTCGTGCCTGGCGGGCAAAATCTCCTGCTGGGCGATGCGCTGGGAATCGCGGGCGGCCTGCTGTGGGCCGCCACAACACTGGTCATCCGCGGGAGTTCTCTATCGGAAGCACCGCCGTCGAAGACCCTGCTCTACCAACTCGCCGGAGCATCCGCCCTGCTCCTGCCCGCGGCATTCCTGCGCGGGAATTTCGATGGCATCGGGTGGTCGTGGGGACTCGTGGGAAATCTCACGTTCCAGACCGTCGTCATCGCCTTCGCCAGCTATCTCTTCTGGTTCTGGCTGCTGCGAAAGTATCTCGCGACGCGGCTTTCCATCTTCTCGTTCCTCACGCCGCTCTTCGGCGTGGCATTGGGTGTGATCTTGCTGAAGGAGCCGCTCGATCCGCGATTCATCATAGGCGCGGTGCTGGTCCTGATCGGCATCAGCGTGGTGAATCGGAAGGGCTAG